Proteins encoded in a region of the Buteo buteo chromosome 11, bButBut1.hap1.1, whole genome shotgun sequence genome:
- the DGCR2 gene encoding integral membrane protein DGCR2/IDD isoform X3, whose protein sequence is MVPKADSGTFLLLFLLVLSITEPLRPELRCTPGHFACLSGTIQCIPSNWQCDGWPTCEDESDEVDCPGLTGDQRTYHGKENVDSRHNRGRGGETTRFHTVNVAQPVRFSSFLGKCPTGWHHYEGTASCYRVYLNGENYWDAVQTCQRVNGSLATFTADQELRFILAQEWDLEEKPFVRKDQRRFWVGYQYVITNRNHSLEGHWEVAYKGSSEVFLPPDPIFGTAMSENENVLCAQLQCFHFPTLRHHGLHSWYAENCYEKSSFLCKRSQTCVDIKDNIVDEGYYFTPKGNDPCLSCTCHNGEPEMCVAALCERPQGCQQYRKDPKECCKFTCLDPDGNSLFDSMAGGMRLIVSCISSFLILSLLLFMVHRLRQRRRERIESLIGANLHHFNLGRRMPGFDYGPDGFGTGLTPLHLSDDGEGGAFHFHDPPPPYTAYKYPDIQHPDDPPPPYEASVNPDSILCSTPDGVLSQTVQSSPPSLGNCDVSPQLTEGSLPPSVGPSPVELEDSADSSTFLVPPDTPLNENTQAETLTGSRHSHCSLNTIV, encoded by the exons AGCTCCGCTGCACCCCAGGACACTTTGCATGTCTGAGTGGTACCATCCAGTGCATCCCTTCCAACTGGCAGTGTGATGGATGGCCCACCTGTGAGGACGAGAGTGATGAGGTTGACTGTCCAG GCTTGACAGGGGACCAGCGAACTTACCATGGGAAGGAGAATGTGGACTCCAGGCACAAtcgagggagaggaggagagacaaCCCGCTTTCACACTGTCAATGTGGCACAGCCTGTCCGATTTAGCA GTTTCCTAGGAAAGTGCCCAACAGGATGGCACCACTATGAGGGCACAGCCAGCTGTTACAGAGTGTATTTAAATGGGGAGAACTACTGGGACGCCGTGCAGACATGTCAGCGGGTGAATGGATCCCTCGCCACCTTCACTGCAGACCAGGAGCTAAGGTTTATCCTGGCACAGGAGTGGGACTTGGAAGAAAAACCATTTGTAAGGAAGGACCAGCGTAG gttctGGGTTGGATATCAGTATGTGATCACCAATCGAAATCACTCTTTAGAAGGTCACTGGGAAGTAGCTTATAAAG GctcttcagaagtatttttaccCCCTGACCCTATCTTTGGTACGGCTatgtctgaaaatgaaaacGTTCTTTGTGCCCAGCTTcaatgtttccattttcctaCCCTTCGGCACCATGGTTTACACAGCTGGTATGCTGAAAACTGCTATGAGAAATCTTCATTCCTCTGCAAAAGGA GCCAGACTTGTGTTGATATCAAAGACAACATTGTCGACGAAGGCTACTATTTCACTCCAAAAGGGAATGATCCCTGTTTGAGCTGCACGTGTCACAACGGTGAACCTGAAATGTGCGTGGCTGCTTTGTGTGAACGGCCCCAGGGGTGTCAGCAGTATCGCAAAGACCCTAAGGAGTGCTGCAAATTTACATGTTTAGACCCAG ATGGCAACAGTTTGTTTGACTCAATGGCTGGTGGAATGCGTCTGATCGTtagctgcatttcttccttcctcatcctctctctgctgcttttcatggTCCACCGGTTACGCCAGAGGCGGAGAGAGCGCATAGAGTCTTTGATTGGAGCAAATT TGCACCATTTTAACTTGGGCCGCAGGATGCCTGGTTTTGATTATGGTCCCGACGGTTTTGGAACTGGCCTTACTCCACTGCATCTTTCAGATGATGGGGAAGGTGGGGCATTTCATTTCCACGATCCACCTCCACCCTATACAGCTTACAAGTATCCAGATATTCAACATCCGGATGACCCACCTCCTCCTTATGAGGCTTCTGTCAATCCAGACAGCATCCTTTGTTCCACTCCAG ATGGAGTTCTTTCTCAGACTGTGCAAAGCAGTCCTCCATCACTAGGAAACTGTGATGTGTCCCCACAGCTTACAGAGGGATCACTTCCTCCCTCAGTTGGTCCTTCTCCAGTGGAGCTGGAAGACTCTGCTGACAGCAGCACCTTTCTTGTCCCTCCCGATACACCGctaaatgaaaacacacaggCAGAAACTCTTACGGGCAGCCGTCACAGCCACTGTTCTCTCAATACCATTGTATAA
- the DGCR2 gene encoding integral membrane protein DGCR2/IDD isoform X1, with protein sequence MVPKADSGTFLLLFLLVLSITEPLRPGPRLALARLLSELRCTPGHFACLSGTIQCIPSNWQCDGWPTCEDESDEVDCPGLTGDQRTYHGKENVDSRHNRGRGGETTRFHTVNVAQPVRFSSFLGKCPTGWHHYEGTASCYRVYLNGENYWDAVQTCQRVNGSLATFTADQELRFILAQEWDLEEKPFVRKDQRRFWVGYQYVITNRNHSLEGHWEVAYKGSSEVFLPPDPIFGTAMSENENVLCAQLQCFHFPTLRHHGLHSWYAENCYEKSSFLCKRSQTCVDIKDNIVDEGYYFTPKGNDPCLSCTCHNGEPEMCVAALCERPQGCQQYRKDPKECCKFTCLDPDGNSLFDSMAGGMRLIVSCISSFLILSLLLFMVHRLRQRRRERIESLIGANLHHFNLGRRMPGFDYGPDGFGTGLTPLHLSDDGEGGAFHFHDPPPPYTAYKYPDIQHPDDPPPPYEASVNPDSILCSTPDGVLSQTVQSSPPSLGNCDVSPQLTEGSLPPSVGPSPVELEDSADSSTFLVPPDTPLNENTQAETLTGSRHSHCSLNTIV encoded by the exons GTCCGCGACTAGCTTTGGCAAGACTTCTTTCAG AGCTCCGCTGCACCCCAGGACACTTTGCATGTCTGAGTGGTACCATCCAGTGCATCCCTTCCAACTGGCAGTGTGATGGATGGCCCACCTGTGAGGACGAGAGTGATGAGGTTGACTGTCCAG GCTTGACAGGGGACCAGCGAACTTACCATGGGAAGGAGAATGTGGACTCCAGGCACAAtcgagggagaggaggagagacaaCCCGCTTTCACACTGTCAATGTGGCACAGCCTGTCCGATTTAGCA GTTTCCTAGGAAAGTGCCCAACAGGATGGCACCACTATGAGGGCACAGCCAGCTGTTACAGAGTGTATTTAAATGGGGAGAACTACTGGGACGCCGTGCAGACATGTCAGCGGGTGAATGGATCCCTCGCCACCTTCACTGCAGACCAGGAGCTAAGGTTTATCCTGGCACAGGAGTGGGACTTGGAAGAAAAACCATTTGTAAGGAAGGACCAGCGTAG gttctGGGTTGGATATCAGTATGTGATCACCAATCGAAATCACTCTTTAGAAGGTCACTGGGAAGTAGCTTATAAAG GctcttcagaagtatttttaccCCCTGACCCTATCTTTGGTACGGCTatgtctgaaaatgaaaacGTTCTTTGTGCCCAGCTTcaatgtttccattttcctaCCCTTCGGCACCATGGTTTACACAGCTGGTATGCTGAAAACTGCTATGAGAAATCTTCATTCCTCTGCAAAAGGA GCCAGACTTGTGTTGATATCAAAGACAACATTGTCGACGAAGGCTACTATTTCACTCCAAAAGGGAATGATCCCTGTTTGAGCTGCACGTGTCACAACGGTGAACCTGAAATGTGCGTGGCTGCTTTGTGTGAACGGCCCCAGGGGTGTCAGCAGTATCGCAAAGACCCTAAGGAGTGCTGCAAATTTACATGTTTAGACCCAG ATGGCAACAGTTTGTTTGACTCAATGGCTGGTGGAATGCGTCTGATCGTtagctgcatttcttccttcctcatcctctctctgctgcttttcatggTCCACCGGTTACGCCAGAGGCGGAGAGAGCGCATAGAGTCTTTGATTGGAGCAAATT TGCACCATTTTAACTTGGGCCGCAGGATGCCTGGTTTTGATTATGGTCCCGACGGTTTTGGAACTGGCCTTACTCCACTGCATCTTTCAGATGATGGGGAAGGTGGGGCATTTCATTTCCACGATCCACCTCCACCCTATACAGCTTACAAGTATCCAGATATTCAACATCCGGATGACCCACCTCCTCCTTATGAGGCTTCTGTCAATCCAGACAGCATCCTTTGTTCCACTCCAG ATGGAGTTCTTTCTCAGACTGTGCAAAGCAGTCCTCCATCACTAGGAAACTGTGATGTGTCCCCACAGCTTACAGAGGGATCACTTCCTCCCTCAGTTGGTCCTTCTCCAGTGGAGCTGGAAGACTCTGCTGACAGCAGCACCTTTCTTGTCCCTCCCGATACACCGctaaatgaaaacacacaggCAGAAACTCTTACGGGCAGCCGTCACAGCCACTGTTCTCTCAATACCATTGTATAA
- the DGCR2 gene encoding integral membrane protein DGCR2/IDD isoform X4: MVPKADSGTFLLLFLLVLSITEPLRPELRCTPGHFACLSGTIQCIPSNWQCDGWPTCEDESDEVDCPGLTGDQRTYHGKENVDSRHNRGRGGETTRFHTVNVAQPVRFSRKCPTGWHHYEGTASCYRVYLNGENYWDAVQTCQRVNGSLATFTADQELRFILAQEWDLEEKPFVRKDQRRFWVGYQYVITNRNHSLEGHWEVAYKGSSEVFLPPDPIFGTAMSENENVLCAQLQCFHFPTLRHHGLHSWYAENCYEKSSFLCKRSQTCVDIKDNIVDEGYYFTPKGNDPCLSCTCHNGEPEMCVAALCERPQGCQQYRKDPKECCKFTCLDPDGNSLFDSMAGGMRLIVSCISSFLILSLLLFMVHRLRQRRRERIESLIGANLHHFNLGRRMPGFDYGPDGFGTGLTPLHLSDDGEGGAFHFHDPPPPYTAYKYPDIQHPDDPPPPYEASVNPDSILCSTPDGVLSQTVQSSPPSLGNCDVSPQLTEGSLPPSVGPSPVELEDSADSSTFLVPPDTPLNENTQAETLTGSRHSHCSLNTIV, from the exons AGCTCCGCTGCACCCCAGGACACTTTGCATGTCTGAGTGGTACCATCCAGTGCATCCCTTCCAACTGGCAGTGTGATGGATGGCCCACCTGTGAGGACGAGAGTGATGAGGTTGACTGTCCAG GCTTGACAGGGGACCAGCGAACTTACCATGGGAAGGAGAATGTGGACTCCAGGCACAAtcgagggagaggaggagagacaaCCCGCTTTCACACTGTCAATGTGGCACAGCCTGTCCGATTTAGCA GAAAGTGCCCAACAGGATGGCACCACTATGAGGGCACAGCCAGCTGTTACAGAGTGTATTTAAATGGGGAGAACTACTGGGACGCCGTGCAGACATGTCAGCGGGTGAATGGATCCCTCGCCACCTTCACTGCAGACCAGGAGCTAAGGTTTATCCTGGCACAGGAGTGGGACTTGGAAGAAAAACCATTTGTAAGGAAGGACCAGCGTAG gttctGGGTTGGATATCAGTATGTGATCACCAATCGAAATCACTCTTTAGAAGGTCACTGGGAAGTAGCTTATAAAG GctcttcagaagtatttttaccCCCTGACCCTATCTTTGGTACGGCTatgtctgaaaatgaaaacGTTCTTTGTGCCCAGCTTcaatgtttccattttcctaCCCTTCGGCACCATGGTTTACACAGCTGGTATGCTGAAAACTGCTATGAGAAATCTTCATTCCTCTGCAAAAGGA GCCAGACTTGTGTTGATATCAAAGACAACATTGTCGACGAAGGCTACTATTTCACTCCAAAAGGGAATGATCCCTGTTTGAGCTGCACGTGTCACAACGGTGAACCTGAAATGTGCGTGGCTGCTTTGTGTGAACGGCCCCAGGGGTGTCAGCAGTATCGCAAAGACCCTAAGGAGTGCTGCAAATTTACATGTTTAGACCCAG ATGGCAACAGTTTGTTTGACTCAATGGCTGGTGGAATGCGTCTGATCGTtagctgcatttcttccttcctcatcctctctctgctgcttttcatggTCCACCGGTTACGCCAGAGGCGGAGAGAGCGCATAGAGTCTTTGATTGGAGCAAATT TGCACCATTTTAACTTGGGCCGCAGGATGCCTGGTTTTGATTATGGTCCCGACGGTTTTGGAACTGGCCTTACTCCACTGCATCTTTCAGATGATGGGGAAGGTGGGGCATTTCATTTCCACGATCCACCTCCACCCTATACAGCTTACAAGTATCCAGATATTCAACATCCGGATGACCCACCTCCTCCTTATGAGGCTTCTGTCAATCCAGACAGCATCCTTTGTTCCACTCCAG ATGGAGTTCTTTCTCAGACTGTGCAAAGCAGTCCTCCATCACTAGGAAACTGTGATGTGTCCCCACAGCTTACAGAGGGATCACTTCCTCCCTCAGTTGGTCCTTCTCCAGTGGAGCTGGAAGACTCTGCTGACAGCAGCACCTTTCTTGTCCCTCCCGATACACCGctaaatgaaaacacacaggCAGAAACTCTTACGGGCAGCCGTCACAGCCACTGTTCTCTCAATACCATTGTATAA
- the DGCR2 gene encoding integral membrane protein DGCR2/IDD isoform X2, which yields MVPKADSGTFLLLFLLVLSITEPLRPGPRLALARLLSELRCTPGHFACLSGTIQCIPSNWQCDGWPTCEDESDEVDCPGLTGDQRTYHGKENVDSRHNRGRGGETTRFHTVNVAQPVRFSRKCPTGWHHYEGTASCYRVYLNGENYWDAVQTCQRVNGSLATFTADQELRFILAQEWDLEEKPFVRKDQRRFWVGYQYVITNRNHSLEGHWEVAYKGSSEVFLPPDPIFGTAMSENENVLCAQLQCFHFPTLRHHGLHSWYAENCYEKSSFLCKRSQTCVDIKDNIVDEGYYFTPKGNDPCLSCTCHNGEPEMCVAALCERPQGCQQYRKDPKECCKFTCLDPDGNSLFDSMAGGMRLIVSCISSFLILSLLLFMVHRLRQRRRERIESLIGANLHHFNLGRRMPGFDYGPDGFGTGLTPLHLSDDGEGGAFHFHDPPPPYTAYKYPDIQHPDDPPPPYEASVNPDSILCSTPDGVLSQTVQSSPPSLGNCDVSPQLTEGSLPPSVGPSPVELEDSADSSTFLVPPDTPLNENTQAETLTGSRHSHCSLNTIV from the exons GTCCGCGACTAGCTTTGGCAAGACTTCTTTCAG AGCTCCGCTGCACCCCAGGACACTTTGCATGTCTGAGTGGTACCATCCAGTGCATCCCTTCCAACTGGCAGTGTGATGGATGGCCCACCTGTGAGGACGAGAGTGATGAGGTTGACTGTCCAG GCTTGACAGGGGACCAGCGAACTTACCATGGGAAGGAGAATGTGGACTCCAGGCACAAtcgagggagaggaggagagacaaCCCGCTTTCACACTGTCAATGTGGCACAGCCTGTCCGATTTAGCA GAAAGTGCCCAACAGGATGGCACCACTATGAGGGCACAGCCAGCTGTTACAGAGTGTATTTAAATGGGGAGAACTACTGGGACGCCGTGCAGACATGTCAGCGGGTGAATGGATCCCTCGCCACCTTCACTGCAGACCAGGAGCTAAGGTTTATCCTGGCACAGGAGTGGGACTTGGAAGAAAAACCATTTGTAAGGAAGGACCAGCGTAG gttctGGGTTGGATATCAGTATGTGATCACCAATCGAAATCACTCTTTAGAAGGTCACTGGGAAGTAGCTTATAAAG GctcttcagaagtatttttaccCCCTGACCCTATCTTTGGTACGGCTatgtctgaaaatgaaaacGTTCTTTGTGCCCAGCTTcaatgtttccattttcctaCCCTTCGGCACCATGGTTTACACAGCTGGTATGCTGAAAACTGCTATGAGAAATCTTCATTCCTCTGCAAAAGGA GCCAGACTTGTGTTGATATCAAAGACAACATTGTCGACGAAGGCTACTATTTCACTCCAAAAGGGAATGATCCCTGTTTGAGCTGCACGTGTCACAACGGTGAACCTGAAATGTGCGTGGCTGCTTTGTGTGAACGGCCCCAGGGGTGTCAGCAGTATCGCAAAGACCCTAAGGAGTGCTGCAAATTTACATGTTTAGACCCAG ATGGCAACAGTTTGTTTGACTCAATGGCTGGTGGAATGCGTCTGATCGTtagctgcatttcttccttcctcatcctctctctgctgcttttcatggTCCACCGGTTACGCCAGAGGCGGAGAGAGCGCATAGAGTCTTTGATTGGAGCAAATT TGCACCATTTTAACTTGGGCCGCAGGATGCCTGGTTTTGATTATGGTCCCGACGGTTTTGGAACTGGCCTTACTCCACTGCATCTTTCAGATGATGGGGAAGGTGGGGCATTTCATTTCCACGATCCACCTCCACCCTATACAGCTTACAAGTATCCAGATATTCAACATCCGGATGACCCACCTCCTCCTTATGAGGCTTCTGTCAATCCAGACAGCATCCTTTGTTCCACTCCAG ATGGAGTTCTTTCTCAGACTGTGCAAAGCAGTCCTCCATCACTAGGAAACTGTGATGTGTCCCCACAGCTTACAGAGGGATCACTTCCTCCCTCAGTTGGTCCTTCTCCAGTGGAGCTGGAAGACTCTGCTGACAGCAGCACCTTTCTTGTCCCTCCCGATACACCGctaaatgaaaacacacaggCAGAAACTCTTACGGGCAGCCGTCACAGCCACTGTTCTCTCAATACCATTGTATAA